The window ATGCATGTGGAGATCAATGTAAAGACAACAACAGAACCAGCTGGGATTTTGAAATGGGATCCGAAACGTCGGTCCATTTTTAGAGCTTGGAGGATTGCTAAACTGGCTTGTATGACTAATGGGGTATAGAGAAACAAACCAGTAGTCCATAGTGGGAAAAGCTTTATCAAGATTTTGAGATCTTCCACTTGTTGCACTGTACATAGTTTCCAAGGCTCAGCAATGAGGCCGTCCTGTTTCTTATCTCCTTCCGTGACCAAAGCGGCCCTGTTCAGGAACCtattaaaacataaaattaagaaattaaattcGCTTCTCGTTTGAAAATCATTCACTTGAATCATAAGGGCCAGGAGAATAAATTTTGATTATGTACTTGACTACCACTCCACTTAGTAGAGGAACCAGGATTTCTTAAAATAGGATTTAAAAATATGCAGGAATGTCACGCCTGAGATTCAAACCTACAAATTAAAATACTACAAAGCTACTTTTATGTCAGGGGTTCAACTGAACCTATTCCTACATTATAATGTTCTAAcgatagggattaaattgaaccCCTATCAGATTATGTAGCTCCACCCCGCCCGTGCTACTACTCGATATACTTTGAACCATATGTTTGGGAAGAGTGGTCTTACCTGAAGAATTTGGAAGGTTTTGGGAAGTCGGTTCTTGTAGCACTGTCCTGTGATTTCGTGCCATGATAATAATCTTCACCTCCTAAAGAGAATGGTTTCTTCCTAATGGCAGCAACGACGACCTGAGCCAAACTGATGAAGGGGCTTTCATGTTGTGTCTCAATATGGCGATACAAACGTTGGCCAGACAAGAAAATAGTCAAGCCAAGAACGTTGAACGCGACACAAATGGCGAACCCCAATACCCAACTAACGTTGTCCTCAATGTATAAAAGGACTGTGCTGCCAATGACATTGGATGTGTAGAGTGCAAAAGTATACCAGTTGAAGAAAATTGCTTGATGCTTTGGCTTCTGAAATTGGTTTGCTCCCATTGATCCGATAGTGAAACGTGTACCCCCATTGCCCAGATATGCTAGCGCTAGAGCTGCATATAAGAATGTAAGTTGGGAGGTTGATGCATTTCTGCAGTCGTCCGAACCATAATCGCATTTTTGAGGTCTCAATGTATCAATTGCTGCTGTGAATGTGAGAAGCAGTGCTCCCTACCAGCCAAAAAAAAGTATAAAGCATGTTCTACAGTTCAATGAAATGAATGCAAGAAGAAATTGGAAAGAAATTAAAACATTTGTCGTTTCCCCTTTGAATTGTGAAATTTTCACCGAATGGTCGAAATATCCATTAAATCCCACTCATTAAAAACTGTCAGGACTCAGGCAGTATGTTATACACAGTTCAATGAAATTAATAAAACACTTGTCGTTTTTCCTTTGAATTGTAAAATTTTCTCGAATGGTCATCACCGAATGTTCGTCGAGATATTCATTTTAATGGTTTATAAGTAGTTTGATATATCTACAAATATTAATAGGTTCGCATCTAAGGAAACAAATAGAATCACATGCCCTGCAATATTGAATAAGGGAAACAACCCACTAAATTGGGTGGTCGTCATTTTACAAAAATAAGTGTCTACTGCTCCAAAGCATCTCTAAGTTAATATATTTAGAGTACACTCTCCGTTTCAATTCAGATGAGTTAGTTTGATCcggtacggagtttaagaaaaaagagagaaacttTTGAAAGCCACGtagttataaaaatttctcattaataataaaataattaaaaatttaaaattaaattatttttaattatagaaatgtgtcattctatTTGAAACAAACATATAAAGAAAGCGTGTTATCTAAATTAAAACAGAGAGagtaataatttttgaaagagttCAACTTCTATATACCAATCTAAATAAAATTTATGCTATCAAATCGTCTAAAACAGAATATGTCATTTTGGGTAAGTTCCATTTTCGAGTTCCAACTCCTAATGCATAGTGTCATACACACGAAATTTAATTCTGGTAATTAATTGTCATACTAATTAAGGGAAGGGCCCAAGAGCAAGGTGATGAGTTCTAGGGAGGGAGCCGAGAGTCTattagaaacaacctctctgtctcaggataggggtaagatctgcgtacacactaccctccccagacctcattAGTGATATTATACCGGATTGTTGTCGATAAATGGTTGAATGGGACTCCTCTCCCCAGGAAAAATCATTTTTCTGTTGAATTTTTTGTGTCAGTTTCGTTCTGACAAATGCTCAACTCCCATATCTATCCATCAATTACGGATATTGTGATAGCTAAAATGGTCATGTAGGCCCAATATATAAGCCGATGGATAACTCTGTTGGAAAGCATTTATATAAGTGGAAAGTCTTGTACTTATACAGCAATTGCCTAAAAAACagcaaaagatgaaaaatgaatCACAGAAATATTAATGAGGTGGCCACGCTCAGGCAAACTGTGGGAATACAAGGTATTTGCGTGTCTCTTTCTACAACTGCCACTTGGAATCTGAGATAATAGCTCAGTACTACTACACTTTTTCTTTAAATAAGTGCATcggaaataatttttaattagatAAAGTATTGATCAGCTCATCTTATCCAGTTTTTAACATGTCTTTTGGAGGcattttttaagataaatatttagaattttttttaataaagtttCCACTTATGGATATCTAACAAATCTTAAATTCTTTACCGTGAAAAAGATTACGCGCATTACTACGTACAAATTAAAGACCTCAACGAAGTACAAAGATTTGTTTTAAGCAAGCTTTAGTCCAAATATTGTGGCCAATCAATACTAAAGCTATTCACGTTAATAAAGATGGTTATATAATCGAAACCAAGACAAGCAGATAAGTAACCAACTTCTACCAACGAcaaatatcacaacaacaatataacGATAAGATACTGGTTTTCTTTTTATCGTGAATTGACATCTTTTCAATCggacaaaagaaaaaggagataAAGAAATTGATAAAGGAATCAAAGCTACCAGCCGAGAGATAAGAAGCAATGCTGAAACTATTTGGGTGAACCCATGAAAGAAAAGATAGAGTACCActaaaataaccaatttacacaTACTATTTAGCCAACCTCCCACAAAATGAtcgttaataaaaaaaaatgatgagtTAATTTCATATATGGTTACCGAGTTTGTTATTACGATAAAATTCCGTTTCAATATTTGCGACAAAAATTGGATAGGCATGGAACTTTAAAAAGGTGATTTTGTTTTTTACACTTGATCATAAACGTGTCATAATAATTGTATACttataaaatttttaaaactttgtCATCTAAACATTTCCTAACATGTGTATCGGTATATAGAACTCCTCATCGGTAAATTAGGAAAATGTAAGCTAAGTCATTTCGAATTTAAAAAGTTGTAGAGAAAATATTGCCCATAAATTGAAACGGCAAgagtattttaatttataaatataactTAATAATTTTACTGTTAGCGTGACTAAAGTTTAGTTATCTAACGAAATTCAAAACCATGACAAGATAGtagcttctttttttcttctggTGAAATGACATACCTGTACATGAATtagacaaaaagaaaaaggagaaagcaAGCGGGGAAAGGGAATCAAAGTTTCTTACCAGCAGAGAGATGAAAGAAGAAATCCAGATGACGGAGAAACAGCCAAGAAAAGAATCTGCAACTACTGCACCCAAAATAGGGAAAATAGTGCTGCACCCATTCGCCATATTGTAGACTTTCGCAGCACTTACGCTATTCATGTTGAATTCTTGTATTAGATACACAATCAAATTGTTATTCCATCCTGCTGCTGCTAGTGATAAGCCTGCCATGCTCCCTAataatttcaacaataaaagttCAATATAATTGTCAATGGTCGGCGGAGACAGTATTTTTATAGAGGGGTTcattaaaaaaattttaaaaaaaattaaggctgattcaatatataatatatatagatatatataaatAGTGATCTTATATATACGGTATAATTTTTTGACGAAGGAGGTTAGGATGAAATCCCTTCCGCCCCAAGCTCCGCCTCTAGAACTAATAGATAtctttaaaagaagaagaaatgaaaaaggACCTATGATGAAGGGGAAGGATATCCAACCGCCATTGTTATTGCTGCGAGCAGGAGAAGACTGCACCTTTGTTGCAGCTTCATCTACACACTGGACAGCTGGTTTCTCCATTGCTGCATTAACTCAACTGTTTATCCTGATCTCTTTTAGTTTCTCTAGGACTGGGatacttttttgtttttattcttttcaGTTTGTTTGTGGGTTCAACTTATGATGTCAAACTTATAGGGAGTATTTTGTTTACAAGTGCAAAGGGTATTTTGGTAAATACCTAAATTGCATAAATTCTGTCTAATTatgatatttttttctttttactcgGTCCTAAAAAGAATGACACTTTAATATATTTAATACTAACAATTTAATTTTCAAAGGTCTATTTTACCATTAATAAGATGATTTATAACCAAACAAATATTCATGGCTCATTGTATATAAGAAGTGTCAAAAATCTTTcctttttcttaaattttatgtcTAGTCAAATAttgtcatataaattgaaacagagtTAGTATTTAATTATGTGTGATAAATACTTATTTATTGATCAATAAAGTCTGCGGTTTCTCCTTGGGgtttgatccggtaaacactggacggtctagattaataaaatcacgaactctcgcactaaccgatTTATCAGCAACACTAGTATTCTGCCTGTGAGCCTTAGCAGCTACCaatctagtcaacaactgcaccgcaGTGCGCATATCGTGGTTTGTTGTGCCAgatggaggaactggaggtgctgggtcCCTCCTAATATCCTCTTGAGAagacggagtagatgaggtatgaaaCGATATCTCGTTgagaatctcggcacgtattAATGAGGAATTGGCAATcggcaaatcaagagattttttaccTTGGTTGTTTACcctttatagaattgta is drawn from Nicotiana tabacum cultivar K326 chromosome 22, ASM71507v2, whole genome shotgun sequence and contains these coding sequences:
- the LOC107818990 gene encoding protein NRT1/ PTR FAMILY 2.4-like isoform X2, encoding MEKPAVQCVDEAATKVQSSPARSNNNGGSMAGLSLAAAGWNNNLIVYLIQEFNMNSVSAAKVYNMANGCSTIFPILGAVVADSFLGCFSVIWISSFISLLGALLLTFTAAIDTLRPQKCDYGSDDCRNASTSQLTFLYAALALAYLGNGGTRFTIGSMGANQFQKPKHQAIFFNWYTFALYTSNVIGSTVLLYIEDNVSWVLGFAICVAFNVLGLTIFLSGQRLYRHIETQHESPFISLAQVVVAAIRKKPFSLGGEDYYHGTKSQDSATRTDFPKPSKFFRFLNRAALVTEGDKKQDGLIAEPWKLCTVQQVEDLKILIKLFPLWTTGLFLYTPLVIQASLAILQALKMDRRFGSHFKIPAGSVVVFTLISTCITITFTDRVLFPLLNRCIRTSLTPLRRVGIGHLLTVVSMALSALVESKRIKIVKSHHQNIVVAPMSVFWLAPQLAITGIGLAFHSPGYAGFYYQEFPASLKSTSTAVVAVFVGAAFYLGNGVMDLVQSVTGWLPENIDNGRLDNVFCVICVLGAANFVYYLVCASFYKYKNVDQEPNDCIDKIDSN
- the LOC107818990 gene encoding protein NRT1/ PTR FAMILY 2.4-like isoform X1; this encodes MEKPAVQCVDEAATKVQSSPARSNNNGGWISFPFIIGSMAGLSLAAAGWNNNLIVYLIQEFNMNSVSAAKVYNMANGCSTIFPILGAVVADSFLGCFSVIWISSFISLLGALLLTFTAAIDTLRPQKCDYGSDDCRNASTSQLTFLYAALALAYLGNGGTRFTIGSMGANQFQKPKHQAIFFNWYTFALYTSNVIGSTVLLYIEDNVSWVLGFAICVAFNVLGLTIFLSGQRLYRHIETQHESPFISLAQVVVAAIRKKPFSLGGEDYYHGTKSQDSATRTDFPKPSKFFRFLNRAALVTEGDKKQDGLIAEPWKLCTVQQVEDLKILIKLFPLWTTGLFLYTPLVIQASLAILQALKMDRRFGSHFKIPAGSVVVFTLISTCITITFTDRVLFPLLNRCIRTSLTPLRRVGIGHLLTVVSMALSALVESKRIKIVKSHHQNIVVAPMSVFWLAPQLAITGIGLAFHSPGYAGFYYQEFPASLKSTSTAVVAVFVGAAFYLGNGVMDLVQSVTGWLPENIDNGRLDNVFCVICVLGAANFVYYLVCASFYKYKNVDQEPNDCIDKIDSN